One Flavobacterium sp. 90 DNA segment encodes these proteins:
- a CDS encoding pseudouridine synthase, which yields MNNKEGNNKRGGSRPSSSRPNSNKPKPPMAKRAQGPKKVKPAVKAAEEEKAEKIKKQNQAPKRQKAADEIRLNKYISNSGVCSRRDADIYIQSGNVKVNGVPVTEMGYLVKLNDVVNFDGVVLTPEKKEYILLNKPKNFTTALDEGQEYRNVLELVRGSTTAKIAPIGRMDKNTTGLLLFTNDTDMIRKFTLPSQKSSKIYQVSLDKNLKFEDLEKISKGLVLDGHRVFVEEISYIEKEAKSEVGLKLRSSNVKVVRAIFENFDYDVLRIDRVSFAGLTKKNLPRGNWRFLTDQEIINLKNV from the coding sequence ATGAACAATAAGGAAGGCAATAATAAAAGAGGCGGATCTAGACCAAGTAGCTCTAGGCCAAACTCTAACAAGCCAAAACCTCCTATGGCGAAGCGCGCTCAAGGGCCGAAAAAAGTGAAACCTGCTGTTAAGGCTGCTGAAGAAGAAAAGGCAGAAAAAATCAAAAAACAGAATCAGGCTCCAAAAAGACAAAAAGCTGCAGACGAAATTCGTTTGAACAAATATATCTCTAACTCTGGTGTTTGTTCACGTCGTGATGCCGATATATACATTCAGTCTGGAAACGTAAAAGTAAATGGCGTTCCGGTAACTGAAATGGGTTATTTAGTAAAATTAAACGATGTTGTAAACTTTGATGGTGTTGTTTTGACTCCTGAAAAGAAAGAATACATCTTGTTGAACAAACCAAAAAACTTTACAACTGCCCTTGACGAAGGTCAGGAATACCGTAACGTTCTGGAATTGGTTCGTGGTTCTACAACGGCAAAAATTGCTCCGATTGGTAGAATGGACAAAAACACAACTGGTTTATTATTGTTTACTAACGATACTGATATGATTCGTAAATTTACTTTACCAAGTCAAAAATCGTCTAAAATCTATCAGGTTTCATTAGATAAAAACTTGAAGTTTGAAGATTTAGAAAAAATCAGTAAAGGTTTAGTTCTTGACGGACACCGCGTGTTTGTTGAAGAAATTAGCTATATTGAAAAAGAAGCAAAAAGCGAAGTAGGTCTTAAATTACGTTCGTCGAATGTAAAAGTAGTTCGTGCAATTTTCGAAAACTTTGACTACGATGTTTTACGTATTGACCGTGTATCATTTGCTGGTTTAACCAAAAAGAATTTACCTAGAGGTAACTGGCGCTTTTTGACAGATCAAGAAATCATCAATTTGAAGAACGTTTAA
- a CDS encoding mevalonate kinase, translating to MKGPLFYSKILLFGEYGIIRDSKGLSIPYNFYNGALKKIEDPSAEAIASNASLKRFASYLETLQTEQPELVAFDLVTLKNDVETGMYFDSSIPQGYGVGSSGALVAAIYDKYATHKITVLENLTREKLLQLKNIFSQMESFFHGKSSGLDPLNSYLSIPILINSKDNIEATGIPTQSFDGKGAVFLLDSGIVGETAPMVNIFMENLKDKGFRTMLKNQFVKYTDACVENFLHGDMKSLFTNTKKLSKVVLNNFKPMIPEQFHGIWQNGIDTNDYYLKLCGSGGGGYILGFTEDLERAKASLKDYKLEVVYQF from the coding sequence ATGAAAGGACCATTATTTTACTCAAAAATATTACTCTTTGGAGAATACGGAATTATTCGTGACTCTAAAGGACTTTCTATTCCTTATAATTTTTACAATGGTGCATTGAAGAAAATCGAAGATCCTTCGGCAGAAGCAATAGCATCAAATGCAAGTTTAAAACGTTTTGCATCTTACCTTGAAACGTTACAAACCGAACAACCTGAATTGGTTGCTTTTGATTTGGTAACTTTAAAAAACGATGTTGAAACCGGAATGTATTTTGACTCAAGTATTCCGCAAGGTTATGGAGTTGGTAGTAGTGGCGCTCTTGTTGCGGCTATTTACGACAAATATGCTACACATAAAATAACGGTTTTAGAGAATTTAACTCGCGAAAAACTGTTACAACTTAAAAATATATTTTCTCAAATGGAGAGTTTTTTCCACGGAAAAAGTTCTGGTTTAGATCCTTTAAACAGTTATTTGAGTATTCCGATTCTAATTAATTCTAAAGATAATATTGAAGCAACCGGAATTCCGACTCAAAGTTTTGACGGAAAAGGTGCTGTCTTTTTATTAGATTCAGGAATTGTGGGCGAAACGGCTCCAATGGTAAACATTTTTATGGAAAACCTAAAAGACAAAGGTTTCCGTACGATGCTTAAAAACCAATTTGTAAAATATACTGACGCTTGTGTAGAAAACTTTTTGCATGGCGATATGAAATCTTTGTTCACTAATACTAAAAAGCTTTCAAAAGTCGTTTTAAACAATTTCAAACCAATGATTCCGGAACAATTTCACGGAATCTGGCAAAACGGAATTGACACAAACGATTATTACCTAAAACTTTGTGGTTCTGGCGGAGGTGGTTATATCTTAGGCTTTACCGAAGATTTAGAGCGCGCAAAAGCATCTTTGAAAGATTATAAATTAGAAGTAGTTTATCAATTTTAA
- a CDS encoding glycoside hydrolase family 2 TIM barrel-domain containing protein: MKNINYPNGTMISFLLWLMCSLISVSAQNVKFEQQLKEGWNIESSAKINTTGDKISQANFDISKWYKTSVPATVMASLIANNEYSDIFMGENISKVDTTRFRVPWWYRNEFVIEDASKNTELIFEGINYRANVWLNGKQIASADSLFGGFRIFDLNISKQVKKGKNVLAVEVFNQKTHEPSIGFVDWAPMAPDRELGLWRPVKLKISDKTSLNSIFVTSKIDKKGFKNADLEISAEAVNNTNEVIETVVKGKIENITFEKKIKLQPLEKRVIVFNSSEFKQLKIKNPRLWWTYELGKPNLYNLTMSIETNNKVSFSKSTNFGIREVEDYLTAKGYRGYKLNGVEVLIKGGGWVDGMFLNDTEEKVKAQLEYVKQTNMNTVRMEGFWGNSERIYEMADEMGLLMMVGWSCQWEWKGYLDKPEDDFMSIKTPEDMDLIINYMRDHVNWLRNHPSIFVWVMGSDKLPRPELEAKYNVLFEEVDPSRPLLMSCKGMNSSISGKTGVKMNGPYEYVSPNYWFLDTENGGAFGFNTETGPGPQVPSLEVVKSMIPEDKLWPINSTWDFHCGRNEFQTLDRYTSAFNNRYGIQNNVEDFTFKSQASNLESMRSMYEAFAINRSNTTGIVQWMFNSPWPKLIWQFWDYNLLPNAAFYGARLGARPVNIAYNYGDNAVYVSNLNPEKTKNLKAQLKIYDFNGKVIFEKEETVSADGNASVKAFDLPDDKAYSKIYFLKMNLLDEKGKSIADNFYWLSTKKDVFDFKKSDWIHTPLMEHADFKDLDKLPKVKIEAQHTIKKENDKYEVTIKLKNPSDAIAFLIELNIVGSVSGKSIVPVLWDDNYISLVPKESRTIKVTFPVAALKGEKPVFKYKGWNVE, encoded by the coding sequence ATGAAGAATATAAATTATCCTAATGGTACAATGATTTCATTCCTTTTATGGCTTATGTGCAGTTTAATTAGTGTAAGTGCTCAAAATGTAAAATTTGAGCAACAACTAAAAGAAGGATGGAATATTGAATCATCGGCAAAAATAAATACTACGGGAGATAAAATTTCTCAGGCAAATTTTGATATTTCAAAATGGTATAAAACTTCCGTTCCGGCGACTGTAATGGCGTCTTTAATTGCTAATAATGAGTATTCGGATATTTTTATGGGAGAGAATATCAGTAAAGTTGATACGACAAGATTTAGAGTTCCGTGGTGGTATAGAAATGAATTTGTTATTGAAGATGCTTCAAAAAACACAGAATTGATATTTGAAGGAATTAATTATCGTGCAAATGTTTGGTTAAATGGTAAACAAATAGCTTCTGCAGATAGTTTGTTTGGCGGATTTAGAATATTTGATTTAAACATTTCAAAACAGGTAAAAAAGGGAAAGAATGTTTTGGCTGTTGAAGTTTTTAATCAAAAAACACACGAACCTTCTATTGGTTTTGTGGATTGGGCGCCAATGGCTCCGGATCGCGAATTGGGACTTTGGAGACCTGTGAAACTTAAAATTTCGGATAAAACGAGTCTGAATAGCATCTTTGTGACTTCAAAAATTGATAAAAAAGGTTTTAAAAATGCCGATTTAGAAATTTCTGCAGAAGCGGTAAACAATACAAATGAAGTAATAGAAACAGTTGTAAAAGGAAAAATCGAAAACATCACTTTCGAAAAGAAAATTAAACTTCAGCCTTTAGAAAAAAGAGTGATTGTTTTCAATTCTTCGGAATTTAAACAGTTAAAAATCAAGAATCCTCGTTTGTGGTGGACGTATGAATTGGGAAAACCTAATTTGTATAATCTAACAATGTCTATTGAAACCAATAATAAAGTTTCGTTTTCAAAATCTACAAATTTCGGGATCCGTGAAGTCGAGGATTATTTGACTGCAAAAGGATATAGAGGTTATAAATTAAATGGTGTTGAAGTTCTAATTAAAGGCGGCGGTTGGGTCGACGGAATGTTCCTGAATGATACCGAAGAAAAAGTAAAAGCGCAATTAGAATATGTAAAACAAACTAACATGAATACGGTTAGGATGGAAGGCTTTTGGGGAAATAGCGAGAGAATCTATGAAATGGCGGATGAAATGGGACTTTTGATGATGGTAGGATGGAGTTGCCAATGGGAATGGAAAGGTTATCTGGACAAACCGGAAGATGATTTCATGTCGATTAAAACTCCGGAAGACATGGATCTTATTATAAATTATATGCGCGATCACGTGAATTGGCTAAGAAATCACCCGAGTATTTTTGTCTGGGTTATGGGAAGTGACAAATTACCGCGTCCGGAATTAGAAGCAAAATATAATGTTCTTTTTGAAGAAGTTGATCCTTCAAGACCGCTTTTAATGTCTTGCAAAGGAATGAATAGTTCTATTTCCGGAAAAACCGGAGTGAAAATGAATGGTCCTTATGAATATGTTTCTCCAAATTATTGGTTTTTGGATACAGAAAATGGCGGAGCTTTTGGATTTAATACAGAAACAGGTCCTGGCCCGCAAGTTCCTTCGCTTGAAGTGGTAAAAAGTATGATTCCCGAAGATAAATTATGGCCAATAAACTCTACTTGGGATTTTCATTGTGGGCGAAATGAATTTCAAACGCTTGATCGTTACACAAGTGCGTTCAATAATAGATACGGAATTCAGAATAATGTTGAAGATTTTACTTTTAAAAGTCAGGCGTCAAATTTAGAATCTATGCGTTCCATGTATGAGGCTTTTGCTATAAACAGAAGCAACACTACAGGAATCGTTCAATGGATGTTTAACTCGCCTTGGCCAAAATTAATCTGGCAATTCTGGGATTATAATTTATTACCAAATGCAGCTTTTTATGGTGCAAGATTAGGCGCGCGTCCTGTAAATATTGCTTACAATTATGGAGATAACGCCGTTTATGTAAGCAATCTAAATCCGGAGAAAACTAAAAATCTAAAAGCACAATTGAAAATTTATGATTTTAATGGGAAAGTAATTTTCGAAAAAGAAGAAACGGTTTCTGCCGACGGAAATGCTTCGGTTAAAGCTTTTGATTTGCCAGATGATAAAGCATATTCGAAAATATATTTTCTGAAAATGAATTTATTAGACGAAAAAGGAAAATCTATCGCAGACAATTTTTATTGGTTGTCGACTAAAAAAGATGTATTTGATTTTAAAAAATCAGATTGGATCCATACGCCATTAATGGAACACGCTGATTTCAAGGATTTAGACAAATTGCCTAAAGTAAAAATTGAGGCGCAACATACCATTAAAAAAGAAAACGATAAATATGAGGTTACCATAAAACTCAAAAATCCATCAGATGCTATCGCGTTTTTAATTGAGTTGAACATTGTGGGAAGTGTTTCAGGAAAATCAATAGTTCCGGTTTTATGGGACGACAATTATATCTCATTAGTGCCAAAAGAAAGCAGAACAATCAAGGTTACTTTTCCGGTTGCTGCTCTAAAAGGCGAAAAACCTGTTTTTAAATACAAAGGCTGGAATGTAGAATAA
- a CDS encoding geranylgeranylglycerol-phosphate geranylgeranyltransferase: MLSRQHKLLMMKIVSLFSVVRGYNIPIIVLAQYLSAIFILAPEKRALDILLDFNLFLIVFASAITIASGYIINNFYDSQKDLINRPNKSMLDRLVSQKTKLSVYFTLNFIAVLMALIVSWRAFLFFSGYIFLIWFYSHKIKKYPIVGNLTAAFMAVLPFFAILLYFYNKISFEEIEDHMSHFAVISAHAVFLFLLLLIREMIKDLENLKGDLANDYRTIPILYNETVSKQIITVLTFLTVIPVYVLIDIYDVGYMDIYFYVCFIVLLFFLLYLWKSNSKEQFLMLHNVLKFLIVSGVFCIVLINPSVLWHGKNLLLQT; encoded by the coding sequence ATGTTAAGCAGACAGCACAAACTTTTAATGATGAAAATTGTCAGTTTGTTCTCTGTGGTAAGAGGCTATAACATTCCGATTATTGTCTTAGCACAATATTTATCGGCAATTTTTATATTGGCTCCTGAAAAAAGAGCACTTGACATTTTACTTGATTTCAATTTATTTCTGATTGTTTTTGCTTCGGCAATTACGATTGCTTCCGGATATATTATTAATAATTTTTATGACAGTCAGAAAGATTTAATTAATCGTCCTAACAAATCAATGCTGGACAGATTGGTGAGTCAGAAAACAAAATTATCCGTTTATTTTACGCTTAATTTTATCGCAGTTTTAATGGCTTTGATCGTTTCATGGCGTGCTTTTTTGTTCTTTTCAGGATATATTTTTCTGATTTGGTTTTACTCTCACAAAATAAAAAAATATCCGATTGTTGGCAATCTAACGGCAGCATTTATGGCTGTTTTGCCTTTTTTTGCTATTCTGTTATATTTCTACAATAAGATCTCGTTTGAAGAAATTGAAGATCACATGAGTCATTTTGCCGTTATTTCGGCGCATGCAGTTTTCTTGTTTTTATTATTACTAATTCGGGAAATGATTAAAGATTTAGAAAACTTAAAAGGAGATCTGGCAAATGATTACAGAACAATTCCGATACTTTATAACGAAACGGTTTCTAAACAAATTATTACGGTTCTAACGTTTTTAACGGTGATTCCGGTTTATGTTCTCATCGATATTTATGATGTGGGATATATGGATATTTACTTTTATGTCTGTTTTATTGTTCTCTTGTTTTTCTTGCTTTATTTATGGAAATCAAATTCTAAAGAACAATTTTTAATGCTTCATAATGTGCTTAAATTTCTGATTGTTTCGGGAGTTTTTTGCATCGTTTTGATTAATCCGAGTGTTTTATGGCATGGGAAGAATTTGCTTTTACAGACCTAG
- a CDS encoding diphosphomevalonate decarboxylase, whose product MFTATDFIPKKYTSTIENGNFEWSAPSNIALVKYWGKKDNQIPANPSVSFTLNNCKTITKLGFEKRSASTSLSVTNGFSFDLLFEGKPKEDFKPKIQKFLERIEVYLPFLKEYHFTIDTQNTFPHSSGIASSASGMAALAMNFMSLEKLLNPEMTEEYFYQKSSFLARLGSGSACRSVKGSVVAWGNQANIEGSSDLYGVEFPYAIHENFKNYQDTILLVDKGEKQVSSTVGHDLMHNHPYAERRFAQAHENLDQLIAIFESGNLDEFIKVVESEALTLHAMMMTSMPYFILMKPNTLQIINAIWKFRNETQIPVCFTLDAGANVHVLYPENVSDKVLQFIQDELVVFCQNGQYICDQIGDGSIAL is encoded by the coding sequence ATGTTTACAGCAACTGATTTTATTCCTAAAAAATATACTTCGACCATCGAAAACGGAAATTTTGAGTGGAGCGCTCCCAGCAATATTGCATTAGTGAAATATTGGGGAAAAAAAGACAATCAAATTCCTGCAAATCCTTCGGTGAGTTTTACACTAAATAATTGCAAAACGATTACTAAATTAGGTTTTGAAAAAAGGAGCGCTTCGACTTCGCTCAGCGTGACAAATGGCTTTTCGTTCGATTTATTATTTGAAGGAAAACCGAAAGAAGATTTCAAACCAAAAATTCAGAAGTTTTTAGAACGAATTGAAGTTTATCTACCTTTTTTGAAAGAATATCATTTTACAATTGATACTCAAAATACGTTTCCACACAGTTCCGGAATTGCTTCTTCGGCTTCAGGAATGGCTGCTTTGGCAATGAATTTTATGAGTTTAGAAAAGTTGTTGAATCCCGAAATGACAGAGGAATACTTTTATCAAAAGTCATCATTTTTAGCACGTTTAGGTTCTGGAAGCGCTTGCAGAAGTGTAAAAGGAAGCGTCGTTGCTTGGGGAAATCAAGCTAATATTGAAGGAAGTTCTGATTTATACGGAGTTGAATTTCCGTATGCTATTCATGAGAATTTCAAGAATTATCAAGATACAATTTTACTAGTTGATAAAGGCGAAAAACAAGTTTCAAGTACGGTTGGACACGATTTAATGCACAATCATCCGTATGCCGAAAGACGTTTTGCTCAGGCACATGAAAATCTGGATCAGTTAATTGCTATTTTCGAAAGCGGAAATTTAGATGAATTCATTAAAGTTGTAGAAAGCGAAGCCTTGACTTTGCACGCTATGATGATGACGTCTATGCCGTATTTTATTTTGATGAAACCAAATACTTTACAGATCATAAATGCCATTTGGAAATTCAGAAATGAAACCCAAATTCCGGTTTGTTTTACGCTTGATGCCGGAGCAAATGTTCACGTTTTATATCCCGAAAACGTTAGCGACAAAGTACTTCAATTTATTCAGGACGAATTAGTTGTATTTTGTCAGAATGGTCAGTACATTTGCGACCAAATTGGAGACGGTTCAATTGCATTGTAA
- a CDS encoding XylR family transcriptional regulator, with the protein MTPKVLLLVNFSEEYGRGLLNGIAKYSRLFGPFNFCRIPIVSGNKKELKNAISWAKTWGANGIIAQIENEQVFEKLLSLDIPIIAQDTNERFIGIPNITGLYKETGQMAASYFIEKGFKNFGFYGFDNIVWSRERCEGFCKKVEEFNFNVHIYQHQKEETPPLWSYKESQLADWLKALPKPIAIMTCDDNQGQHVTEACKAIGINVPEQVSVLGVDNDLSICNLSDPPLSSISLNTEKAGFETAQLLSKMMANKDGIYNDIHVEHLQIITRRSTDFLAVNDKEISKALHFIYYNYKERISVDDVVNATALSRRVLEKRFQLVLKRSILDEINTLRIKQVKQLLIETELSITEISDLCGYTDIKNLSRYFSRHEGVNPLEFRKLKQPK; encoded by the coding sequence ATGACACCCAAAGTATTGCTGTTAGTTAACTTTTCTGAAGAATATGGACGAGGTCTTTTAAACGGAATTGCGAAGTATTCCCGACTATTTGGACCGTTTAACTTTTGCAGAATTCCAATTGTAAGCGGAAATAAAAAGGAATTAAAAAATGCCATTTCGTGGGCAAAAACCTGGGGCGCAAATGGAATAATAGCCCAAATTGAAAATGAACAAGTATTCGAGAAACTACTTTCGTTAGACATTCCAATTATTGCGCAAGATACAAACGAGCGTTTTATTGGAATTCCGAATATTACCGGACTTTATAAAGAAACGGGACAAATGGCGGCTTCTTATTTTATCGAAAAAGGATTTAAAAACTTTGGCTTTTATGGTTTTGATAATATTGTCTGGTCGCGCGAAAGATGTGAAGGCTTTTGCAAAAAAGTAGAAGAATTCAATTTCAACGTTCATATTTACCAACATCAAAAAGAAGAAACCCCGCCGTTGTGGAGTTACAAAGAATCGCAATTGGCGGATTGGCTCAAGGCTTTACCAAAACCCATCGCGATTATGACTTGCGACGACAATCAGGGACAACATGTTACCGAAGCTTGCAAAGCAATTGGCATTAATGTTCCCGAACAAGTTTCTGTACTTGGCGTCGACAACGATTTGAGTATTTGCAATCTCTCCGATCCTCCTTTATCGAGCATTTCCTTAAATACCGAAAAAGCCGGTTTTGAAACTGCACAGCTTCTTAGTAAAATGATGGCTAATAAAGATGGTATTTATAACGATATTCATGTAGAACATTTGCAAATAATCACTAGAAGATCAACTGATTTTCTGGCTGTAAATGACAAAGAAATAAGCAAAGCGCTCCATTTTATCTATTACAATTATAAGGAAAGAATATCTGTAGACGACGTTGTTAATGCAACGGCATTATCGAGAAGAGTTTTAGAAAAAAGATTTCAATTGGTTTTAAAAAGAAGTATTCTTGACGAAATAAATACGCTCCGAATCAAACAAGTAAAACAGCTTTTAATAGAAACAGAATTATCAATTACCGAGATTTCAGATCTTTGCGGATATACTGATATTAAAAATCTTTCGAGATATTTCAGTCGTCATGAAGGCGTTAATCCTTTGGAATTTAGAAAACTGAAACAGCCAAAATGA
- a CDS encoding TspO/MBR family protein: MNKTVKIAIALVICLMVGYSASVVTRPSVETWYPTIIKPSFNPPNWIFMPVWTLLYIFMAVAAGLVWDKIKEQNEEVKKALGFFLIQLTLNAIWSYIFFGLKNPMLALVEIALLWLFIYETYYKFTKINKIAGYLLIPYMAWVAFAGILNASIWWLNR, translated from the coding sequence ATGAACAAGACAGTAAAAATCGCAATCGCTCTCGTAATTTGTTTAATGGTAGGATATTCAGCAAGTGTTGTAACAAGACCAAGTGTTGAAACGTGGTATCCAACAATAATAAAACCAAGTTTTAATCCGCCAAATTGGATTTTTATGCCGGTTTGGACTTTGCTTTATATTTTTATGGCAGTTGCAGCAGGATTAGTTTGGGATAAAATAAAAGAACAAAACGAAGAGGTAAAAAAAGCGTTAGGTTTCTTCCTGATTCAGCTGACTTTGAATGCGATTTGGTCTTATATTTTCTTCGGATTAAAAAACCCGATGTTGGCATTAGTAGAAATTGCACTTTTATGGCTTTTCATTTATGAAACGTATTATAAATTCACCAAAATCAATAAAATTGCCGGATATTTATTGATTCCTTATATGGCTTGGGTTGCTTTTGCAGGAATTTTGAACGCTAGTATTTGGTGGTTGAATAGATAG
- a CDS encoding DUF502 domain-containing protein yields MKSILQIIKATFLGGILFLAPLILLLVLLEKGFSIIQKITNPIINHFPKVKILGLAIEEVVAIVIILFICFTAGLIARTVYAQKLIQRLEDGILSFVPGYSFMKSMNESIMGFESNQDLKVILVPTDAGWQFAFLIEQINENNFSVFVPDAPNPWSGSVVFVEKKDIKEVDMTQKQALACIRKLGFGAKELLKNKL; encoded by the coding sequence ATGAAGAGTATTTTACAGATTATTAAGGCAACTTTTTTAGGAGGAATTTTATTTTTAGCACCATTAATTCTGCTTTTAGTTCTTTTGGAAAAAGGCTTTAGCATAATTCAAAAAATTACAAATCCTATTATCAATCACTTTCCGAAAGTAAAGATTTTAGGATTAGCAATTGAAGAAGTTGTTGCCATCGTTATTATACTTTTTATTTGTTTTACGGCTGGTTTAATTGCCAGAACGGTATATGCTCAAAAATTAATACAACGATTAGAAGATGGGATTTTGAGCTTTGTTCCTGGTTATTCTTTCATGAAAAGCATGAACGAAAGCATAATGGGTTTTGAATCTAATCAGGATTTAAAAGTAATTTTGGTTCCAACAGATGCAGGTTGGCAATTTGCTTTTCTTATAGAACAAATCAACGAAAATAACTTTTCGGTTTTTGTTCCTGATGCTCCAAATCCGTGGAGCGGTTCTGTAGTTTTTGTAGAGAAAAAAGACATTAAAGAAGTCGATATGACTCAAAAACAAGCTTTGGCGTGTATCCGAAAATTAGGCTTTGGTGCTAAAGAGCTACTAAAAAATAAACTTTGA
- a CDS encoding DUF937 domain-containing protein, whose amino-acid sequence MTPNLQIELRRFISSNVVSKLNKFYFENDALLIKGIDVSIGTILMGLYNRAEESGFYKEIISLIKEDSTFYQEVDFTSGRILSVDDCYRLEGNAILKEIFTNKKGRISEMISNEVGIKSETAREILNFSALLVVSYLKNNIQLLDSLKLLLEEQKRDILNSIHPGIKIILGFSCFETVEDKNQSIGRSIFTLFGHNFFSF is encoded by the coding sequence ATGACTCCAAACCTACAAATTGAACTTAGACGTTTTATTTCTTCTAATGTTGTCTCAAAATTGAACAAATTTTATTTTGAAAATGATGCACTTTTAATCAAAGGAATTGATGTTTCAATAGGAACAATTTTAATGGGTTTGTATAATAGGGCGGAGGAGTCGGGCTTTTACAAAGAAATTATCTCACTAATAAAAGAAGATTCTACATTTTATCAGGAAGTCGATTTTACCTCTGGAAGAATTTTATCAGTCGACGACTGTTACAGATTAGAAGGAAACGCAATACTAAAAGAAATTTTCACCAATAAAAAAGGCAGAATTTCTGAAATGATTTCAAACGAAGTCGGAATCAAAAGCGAAACGGCAAGAGAAATCCTTAACTTCTCAGCATTATTAGTCGTTTCTTACTTAAAGAACAATATTCAACTACTAGACAGTTTAAAATTATTGCTTGAAGAGCAAAAAAGAGATATTTTAAACAGCATCCATCCCGGAATCAAAATCATCTTAGGTTTCTCTTGTTTTGAAACAGTCGAAGATAAAAACCAATCCATCGGAAGATCAATTTTTACTTTATTCGGACATAACTTTTTCAGTTTCTAA
- a CDS encoding tetratricopeptide repeat protein has product MNKFRAFVIVLVLISFKGFACLNGDTKVLKNGVQVYVDYEGIVPHGHEFFTEDFPKIITELDKLYKKTNDIDYLSDKGYLLILQKKYQEALKLYLEIEKIKPNRYSTASNLGTLYELMGENKKAYEWIKKSIQLNPESHKGSEWLHLKILETKVKKIENVTGQFFINESFGLEAVPKTKLSKKALEDLEKALYYQLNERITFIKPKDKVISILLFELGNIAIINKDYLSASQIYELSKKYGFQEELINKRTILCYESWMHYYASKAEELEMEKGGSFRLEGYQIDAVVISLIVVSSFPEFIDLLYCSFSKIKKG; this is encoded by the coding sequence ATGAATAAATTCAGAGCTTTTGTTATTGTGTTGGTTTTAATTTCGTTTAAGGGTTTTGCTTGCTTAAATGGAGATACTAAGGTTTTGAAAAATGGAGTTCAGGTTTATGTTGATTATGAAGGAATTGTTCCGCATGGTCATGAATTTTTTACTGAAGACTTTCCTAAAATAATAACTGAGCTTGATAAATTATATAAAAAAACGAATGATATAGATTATTTGTCTGATAAAGGATATCTTTTAATACTTCAAAAGAAATATCAAGAAGCTTTAAAGTTATATTTAGAGATTGAAAAAATAAAACCTAACCGATATTCTACTGCTTCAAATCTTGGAACGCTGTATGAGTTAATGGGAGAAAATAAAAAAGCGTACGAATGGATTAAAAAATCGATTCAATTAAATCCAGAATCTCATAAAGGATCTGAATGGCTGCATTTAAAGATATTGGAGACAAAAGTTAAAAAGATTGAAAATGTTACTGGACAGTTTTTTATAAATGAGAGTTTTGGTTTAGAAGCAGTTCCCAAAACAAAACTATCTAAGAAAGCGTTAGAAGATTTAGAGAAAGCGTTGTATTATCAATTAAACGAGCGTATCACTTTTATAAAACCTAAAGATAAAGTTATTTCAATATTACTTTTTGAATTAGGGAATATTGCAATAATAAATAAAGATTATTTGTCAGCTTCTCAAATCTATGAACTTTCAAAGAAATATGGATTTCAAGAGGAATTGATAAACAAAAGAACAATACTTTGTTATGAAAGTTGGATGCACTATTATGCGAGTAAAGCTGAAGAACTTGAAATGGAAAAAGGCGGTTCATTTCGATTAGAAGGTTATCAAATCGATGCTGTTGTAATTAGTTTGATTGTTGTCTCTTCTTTTCCTGAGTTTATTGATCTATTGTATTGTTCTTTTTCGAAAATTAAAAAAGGCTAA